A section of the Petrimonas sulfuriphila genome encodes:
- the cdd gene encoding cytidine deaminase, with translation MKEINLTTKISVYLLEECTETEKKLIEAAKQATKNAYARYSNFKVGAALLLENGEVITGNNQENAAYPSGTCAERTAVFFANANYPDQTIIAIAVAAHHNGGFTKDVVTPCGACRQVLLEAETRYKAPIKILMYSDDGIYVVNSIKSLLPLSFGDEMLK, from the coding sequence ATGAAAGAAATAAATTTAACCACAAAGATAAGCGTTTATCTTTTAGAAGAATGTACCGAAACGGAAAAAAAACTGATCGAAGCAGCAAAACAAGCCACAAAAAATGCATATGCACGTTATTCCAACTTCAAGGTCGGGGCGGCACTGCTACTTGAAAACGGAGAAGTCATAACGGGCAACAATCAGGAAAACGCGGCATACCCGTCGGGGACATGTGCCGAACGGACAGCTGTTTTCTTTGCCAACGCCAATTATCCCGATCAGACAATCATAGCCATAGCCGTTGCTGCACACCACAACGGAGGATTCACCAAAGATGTTGTAACTCCTTGCGGAGCCTGCAGGCAGGTGCTGCTGGAAGCAGAAACCCGGTACAAAGCGCCTATAAAAATATTGATGTACAGTGATGATGGGATTTATGTGGTCAACAGCATAAAGAGTTTGCTGCCGTTGAGTTTTGGGGATGAAATGTTGAAATAA
- a CDS encoding glucosaminidase domain-containing protein — translation MKIIFLMSFHYKYRYISVLSLFLICLFAPGWVWGQSRLRVYEEYIDSYSDIAVRHMNDYNIPASITLAQGLLESGAGMSDLARRSNNHFGIKCHRGWRGESVYAADDTPNDCFRKYRKVEDSYEDHAQFLTVGGRYRELFELSATDYKGWARGLQKTGYATDRAYANKLIKLIEDYELYRFDNKNYRKGITRRQREENLEQEVARANWTHQPYKTHGLVYVIAVNGDSFAGIAHEFGFKESDLLKFNEVPEGFPLSEGDIVYFQKKKPRADKPYFEHTVQIGESMYSISQKYGIQLRNLYRLNKKSYEYVPEEGDVLRLR, via the coding sequence ATGAAAATTATTTTTTTAATGAGTTTTCATTACAAATATAGATATATTTCAGTTCTTTCTCTCTTTTTGATTTGTTTATTTGCTCCCGGTTGGGTTTGGGGACAAAGCCGGTTAAGGGTTTACGAAGAATATATTGATAGTTACTCCGACATTGCCGTACGTCACATGAACGATTATAACATACCGGCCTCCATCACACTGGCACAGGGACTGCTGGAGTCGGGAGCGGGTATGAGCGACTTGGCGAGACGGTCAAACAATCATTTTGGTATTAAATGTCACCGCGGTTGGCGTGGAGAATCAGTGTATGCTGCAGACGACACTCCCAACGACTGTTTCAGAAAATACCGTAAAGTGGAAGATTCTTACGAAGACCATGCGCAATTTCTTACCGTTGGAGGCCGTTATCGGGAACTTTTTGAATTATCGGCCACCGATTACAAAGGATGGGCGCGAGGATTGCAAAAAACGGGATATGCAACCGACAGGGCTTATGCCAACAAGCTTATTAAGTTGATTGAAGATTACGAATTATATCGATTCGACAACAAAAATTATCGCAAAGGGATCACCCGGAGACAGCGAGAAGAAAACTTAGAGCAGGAAGTGGCACGGGCTAATTGGACGCATCAGCCTTATAAAACACACGGATTGGTTTATGTTATAGCTGTGAATGGCGATTCCTTTGCCGGAATTGCTCACGAATTCGGTTTCAAGGAGAGCGATTTGCTCAAATTCAATGAAGTACCCGAAGGTTTTCCGTTGAGTGAGGGCGACATCGTTTATTTCCAAAAGAAAAAACCGAGAGCCGACAAACCCTATTTTGAACACACGGTGCAAATAGGAGAGTCGATGTACAGCATTTCACAGAAATACGGCATCCAGCTTCGAAACTTATACAGGCTGAACAAAAAAAGTTACGAATATGTCCCCGAAGAAGGCGATGTGCTTAGGCTCAGGTAG